Proteins co-encoded in one Salvia splendens isolate huo1 chromosome 4, SspV2, whole genome shotgun sequence genomic window:
- the LOC121798041 gene encoding uncharacterized protein LOC121798041, with protein MHGLVQDLQEELDLNEMVTVKELDSEGNLPPGEVEDSHLSTVEPVRSPSLVNAGGAKASDDNKAENLELLSRIEAELQAELEVLELNMNVSDQDGLSSVVELDPDFEPEIVRGELIPAMVDDATDSESRTTDTTAYCSKPANYSVSPWELSLRLHELIESRLETRIKELEIAVSQSQNRVRIQHSIISGRRYSYSETESSSAHHSPTCICDEHAMREDEPSENGGESGSKSIDRGRSTNGIQNGNCDSMKDMPQIWDNKQTFMSLHTDEDSMSEDEGSDESEMLLIKQILERMKSGSGFNFKF; from the exons ATGCATGGTTTGGTACAAGACTTGCAGGAAGAGCTCGACCTGAACGAAATGGTGACGGTGAAGGAACTGGACAGCGAGGGCAATCTACCTCCCGGAGAAGTAGAAGATTCGCATCTCTCAACTGTAGAGCCGGTCCGGTCTCCTTCCCTTGTAAATGCCGGTGGGGCGAAAGCAAGTGATGATAACAAGGCAGAGAACCTAGAGCTATTGAGCAGAATTGAGGCAGAGCTTCAAGCAGAACTGGAGGTACTGGAACTGAACATGAATGTATCTGATCAAGATGGACTATCTAGTGTTGTTGAG CTCGATCCAGATTTCGAACCAGAAATTGTTCGAGGTGAGCTGATACCAGCAATGGTGGACGATGCAACAGATTCAGAAAGCAGAACAACAGATACGACGGCATATTGCTCCAAACCTGCAAATTACTCTGTTTCTCCATGGGAGCTGAGCTTGCGGCTCCATGAGCTGATAGAGTCGAGGCTTGAGACGCGCATCAAGGAACTAGAGATTGCGGTCTCCCAGAGCCAAAACAGAGTTAGAATTCAGCACAGTATCATCTCCGGGAGGAGATATTCTTACAGCGAAACAGAGTCCTCATCTGCTCACCATAGTCCTACATGCATATGTGACGAACACGCCATGAGAGAAGACGAACCATCAGAGAACGGCGGGGAATCTGGCAGCAAGAGCATTGACCGGGGTCGCTCGACCAATGGAATACAGAATGGGAACTGTGACTCCATGAAAGATATGCCACAGATTTGGGATAATAAGCAAACATTTATGAGCCTCCACACCGATGAGGATTCCATGAGTGAAGATGAAGGCAGTGATGAGTCAGAGATGCTACTAATAAAGCAGATACTAGAGAGAATGAAATCAGGCTCtggttttaattttaaattttga
- the LOC121798034 gene encoding probable inactive purple acid phosphatase 1, which yields MSPKSRTEKERFNYKPHLHECSSWIKSFALPSPFTVYLEGFNHPYLRCNEMKVFVHLAVVLWALVSLEEVTANGVQPLSRIAIEKAVISFDKNAYVKASPSVLGVNGNNQDWITVEYKSSNPSVEDWIGVFSPANFSSSTCPKENSSVKPPYLCTAPIKYQFANFSNPNYKDTGKGSLKLQLINQRSNFSFGLFSGGVSNPKLLAVSNVIAFVNPNAPLYPRLAQGKEWNEMTITWTSGYAIEGAQPFVQWGPKNGPRFRALAVTLTFDRSSMCGSPARTVGWRDPGFIHTAFLKDLWPNSMYTYKLGHFMLDGTNTIIWSDVYQFKASPYPGQNSVQRVIIFGDMGKDEADGSNEYNNFQRGSLNTTRQLVDDLENYDIIFHIGDICYANGYLSQWDQFTAQVEPIASRVPYMIASGNHERDWPGSGSFYENIDSGGECGVAAETMFYVPAENRAKFWYSTDYGMFRFCIADSEHDWREGTEQYKFIEHCLASADRQKQPWLIFLAHRVLGYSSDASYAIKGSFGEPMGRDDLQKLWQKYKVDIAVYGHVHNYERTCPIYQNICTSKEKNYYKGGLNGTIHVAAGGGGASLSPFSPLQPNWSLFRDLDYGFVKLTAFDHSNLLFEYKRSRDGEVYDSFKISRDYRDILACTIDSCPSTTLAS from the exons ATGTCGCCAAAATCAAGAACTGAAAAAGAGAGATTCAACTACAAGCCTCACTTACACGAGTGTTCAAGTTGGATCAAATCTTTTGCTCTCCCATCCCCATTTACGGTTTACCTAGAGGGATTTAATCATCCCTATTTGAG gtgtaatgagatgAAAGTTTTTGTGCACCTCGCGGTGGTTTTATGGGCTCTGGTGAGCCTCGAAGAAGTAACAGCAAACGGGGTTCAACCCCTTTCGAGAATTGCTATCGAGAAGGCTGTTATTTCTTTTGATAAGAATGCTTATGTTAAAGCTTCTCCATCAGTTCTTGGAGTCAAT GGAAACAACCAAGATTGGATTACTGTGGAATATAAGAGCTCAAATCCGTCGGTTGAAGACTGGATTGGTGTATTTTCTCCGGCCAACTTCAG TTCATCTACCTGCCCCAAAGAAAACTCGAGCGTTAAACCGCCATATTTGTGTACAGCACCCATTAAG TATCAGTTTGCAAATTTCAGCAATCCAAATTACAAGGATACAGGCAAAGGCTCTTTGAAGCTACAGTTGATTAACCAAAGATCGAATTTTTCATTTGGTTTATTTTCTGGTGGTGTCTCAAAT CCAAAGCTGCTGGCTGTGTCAAATGTAATCGCCTTTGTTAATCCTAATGCGCCTCTATATCCGCGTTTGGCACAAGGGAAGGAATGGAACGAA ATGACCATCACCTGGACTAGCGGTTATGCTATTGAGGGAGCACAGCCTTTCGTTCAATGGGGTCCAAAGAACGGTCCACGGTTTCGTGCCTTGGCAGTTACATTGACATTTGATCGTAGCAGCATGTGTG GTTCACCCGCAAGAACAGTTGGATGGCGCGACCCTGGATTCATACATACTGCTTTTCTTAAGGACTTGTGGCCCAACTCAAT GTACACCTATAAATTGGGGCATTTTATGCTTGATGGCACAAACACAATTATCTGGAGTGATGTTTACCAATTTAAAGCTTCTCCATATCCGGGTCAGAACTCTGTGCAACGAGTCATCATTTTTGGCGATATGGGAAAG GATGAAGCTGATGGCTCCAACGAGTACAACAATTTCCAACGCGGTTCCCTCAACACAACCAGGCAGCTCGTGGATGATCTGGAGAATTATGACATAATCTTTCACATAGGAGACATCTGCTATGCTAATGGATATCTCTCTCAGTGGGATCAGTTCACTGCTCAAGTGGAGCCTATTGCTTCGAGGGTCCCTTACATGATAGCCAG TGGCAACCATGAGCGCGACTGGCCTGGATCAGGTTCGTTTTATGAGAACATTGATTCGGGTGGAGAATGTGGGGTGGCGGCTGAGACTATGTTCTACGTGCCTGCTGAAAATCGAGCTAAATTCTG GTATTCAACGGACTATGGCATGTTCCGATTCTGCATAGCGGACTCCGAACACGACTGGAGAGAGGGAACCGAACAATACAAGTTCATTGAGCACTGCCTGGCGTCCGCAGACAGACAGAAGCAACCTTGGCTGATCTTCCTTGCCCACCGCGTTCTAGGCTACTCGTCTGATGCTAGCTATGCTATCAAAGGATCATTTGGAGAACCAATGGGGAGAGATGACCTTCAGAAACTCTGGCAGAAGTACAAAGTCGATATAGCTGTCTACGGCCATGTCCATAATTATGAAAGGACTTGCCCTATATATCAG AACATCTGCACAAGCAAGGAGAAGAATTACTACAAGGGGGGTTTGAATGGCACAATACACGTAGCTGCTGGAGGTGGAGGCGCCAGCCTCTCGCCATTCTCACCTCTGCAACCTAACTGGAGTTTATTCAGAGACCTTGACTACGGGTTTGTGAAGTTGACTGCGTTCGACCACTCCAACCTGCTGTTCGAGTACAAGAGAAGCAGGGATGGGGAGGTTTACGACTCCTTCAAGATATCCCGGGACTACAGGGACATCTTGGCCTGCACCATTGATAGCTGCCCGAGCACGACCCTCGCCTCGTGA
- the LOC121798035 gene encoding pentatricopeptide repeat-containing protein At1g69290-like, with the protein MRRAANFLLSRRHFSSSEAEIPSLYSFLQPSIFALRKNPQSQETNKPNQNPVSNSISQHQKSSLEAALYQSLLESDTDVAWKSFKSLTSAAAFPSKPLTNSLITHLSSLSDTHNLKRAYASVVFVLEKDPSLLEYESVRALLVSMREANTGAAAFAVAKSMLKNRFFMPFEMWGCVLVDICRKNGSFSVFLGVFHECCRMVLEEKVHFMRPDLTACNAVLECYCREFESVVDAEKVVETMSLLGIRPDKVTFGLLAYLYAVKGLNEKVVELEGVIERLGGFDASVHVHNLICGYLKSGDFEAVSAAIIRSVREGGDETGLSQGTCDEVVRGFLQNGDHKSLASLIIECQKLESSSLAVERSFGYGVITACISLGCLEKAHGVLDEMNVHGACVGLGVYVPILMAYCKEQRTAEAAQLVTEISSLGLQLDVGSYDALIETSMSCQDFQSAFSLFREMRESRMHDLKGSYLTIMTGLTEHHRPELMASFLDEVVEDPRVEVGTHDWNSIIHAFCKAGRMEDASRTFRRMNFLHFEPNQQTYLSLINGYVTIERYFSVLMLWNEVKRKISGEGERRFELDHSLVDAFLYALVKGGFFDAVMQVVEKSREMKIFVDKWRYKQAFMEKHKKLKVVKLRKRNLRKMESLIAFKNWAGLST; encoded by the coding sequence ATGCGGAGAGCAGCGAATTTTCTTCTTTCAAGACGACACTTTTCATCATCAGAAGCAGAAATCCCAAGCCTATATTCATTCCTGCAACCCTCAATCTTCGCGCTCAGAAAAAACCCTCAATCACAAGAAACAAACAAACCCAATCAGAATCCAGTTTCGAACTCCATTTCGCAGCACCAAAAATCCAGTCTTGAAGCCGCCCTCTATCAATCCCTTCTCGAAAGCGACACCGACGTGGCGTGGAAATCGTTCAAGTCACTCACCAGCGCCGCCGCCTTTCCAAGCAAGCCCCTCACGAACTCGTTAATCACGCACCTGTCCTCGCTCTCCGACACCCACAATCTGAAAAGAGCGTACGCGTCGGTGGTTTTCGTGTTAGAGAAGGATCCGTCGTTGCTGGAGTATGAGAGCGTGAGGGCCCTTTTGGTTTCCATGAGAGAAGCCAACACCGGCGCCGCCGCGTTTGCGGTGGCGAAGAGCATGCTCAAGAACAGGTTTTTCATGCCGTTTGAGATGTGGGGCTGCGTGCTCGTCGACATATGTAGGAAAAATGGGAGCTTTTCTGTTTTTTTGGGTGTGTTTCATGAGTGTTGTAGGATGGTTCTTGAGGAGAAGGTGCATTTCATGAGGCCTGATTTGACTGCGTGCAATGCTGTATTGGAGTGTTATTGTAGGGAGTTTGAATCTGTTGTTGATGCAGAGAAAGTGGTGGAAACAATGTCGTTGCTAGGGATTAGGCCTGATAAGGTGACATTCGGACTGCTTGCGTATCTATATGCCGTGAAGGGGCTGAATGAAAAGGTGGTTGAGTTAGAGGGTGTGATTGAAAGGCTTGGTGGTTTTGATGCAAGTGTTCATGTGCATAATCTGATTTGTGGGTATTTGAAGTCTGGTGATTTTGAAGCAGTTTCAGCTGCTATAATACGCAGTGTGAGAGAAGGGGGGGACGAGACCGGGTTGAGTCAGGGGACTTGTGATGAAGTGGTGAGAGGGTTTCTACAAAATGGGGATCATAAGAGTTTAGCTAGCTTGATCATTGAGTGTCAAAAGCTTGAATCTTCATCTCTTGCGGTGGAGAGATCTTTTGGTTATGGTGTCATCACTGCTTGTATCAGTCTCGGTTGTCTAGAAAAGGCTCATGGTGTTCTTGATGAGATGAATGTTCATGGTGCTTGTGTTGGATTAGGCGTTTACGTGCCAATCTTGATGGCGTATTGCAAGGAGCAAAGAACTGCTGAGGCTGCTCAGTTGGTTACAGAGATTAGCAGCTTAGGGTTACAGTTGGATGTCGGTAGTTACGATGCTTTGATAGAAACATCCATGTCATGCCAAGATTTCCAGTCGGCCTTCTCTCTGTTTCGTGAGATGAGAGAGTCGAGAATGCATGATCTGAAAGGCAGTTACTTGACGATCATGACCGGCCTAACTGAGCATCACCGGCCTGAGCTGATGGCATCCTTCTTGGATGAGGTTGTcgaggaccctagggttgaagTAGGCACTCATGATTGGAACTCGATCATCCATGCCTTCTGCAAGGCCGGGAGGATGGAGGACGCGAGCAGGACTTTCAGGAGGATGAATTTCCTTCACTTTGAACCGAACCAGCAGACGTATCTGTCCCTCATTAACGGATATGTGACCATAGAGAGATACTTCAGTGTTCTGATGCTTTGGAATGAGGTGAAGAGGAAGATTTCTGGCGAGGGGGAGAGAAGATTCGAATTGGATCATAGCTTGGTTGATGCTTTTTTGTACGCGTTGGTGAAGGGCGGGTTCTTTGATGCTGTGATGCAAGTTGTGGAGAAATCACGGGAGATGAAgatatttgttgataaatggAGGTACAAGCAAGCTTTCATGGAGAAGCATAAGAAGCTGAAGGTTGTGAAATTGAGGAAGAGAAACTTGAGGAAAATGGAGTCCTTAATTGCTTTCAAGAATTGGGCTGGTTTGAGCACTTGA